The Arachis ipaensis cultivar K30076 chromosome B03, Araip1.1, whole genome shotgun sequence region ATGGAGATCCAAGTCAATGGTGGGACTATTGCACAGAAAGTGGACTATGCTTATGGCTTCTTTGAGAAGCAAATCCCAGTTGATGCTGTTTTCCAAAAAGATGAGATGATAGACATCATTGGTGTGACCAAGGGTAAAGGTTATGAAGGTGTTGTAACTAGATGGGGTGTCACTCGCCTTCCACGCAAGACACACAGGGGTCTAAGGAAGGTTGCTTGTATTGGTGCTTGGCACCCTGCTCGTGTTTCTTTCACAGTTGCTAGGGCTGGGCAGAATGGATATCATCACCGAACTGAGTTGAATAAAAAGATCTACAAGCTTGGCAAGTCAGGTCAAGAATCACATACTGCCATCACCGAATTTGACAGGACGGAGAAGGAGATTACCCCCATGGGTGGTTTTCCTCATTATGGTGTGGTAAAGGATGATTACATTATGGTCAGGGGATGCTGTGTTGGACCTAAAAAGCGGGTTCTGACTCTTCGTCAATCACTATTGAAGCAGACCTCTCGTGTGGCTCTTGAGGACATCAAGCTCAAGTTCATCGACACCTCTTCCAAGTTTGGACATGGGCGTTTCCAGACCACTCAAGAGAAGCAGAAGTTTTTCGGTCGCTTGAAGGCCTGATTCGTTGCTGTTGTAGTATTTTTTCTGTTTGTTATATTTATATGATCTATCAGAACATCGGTAGtccaaaattaaaatactaaaaatggGGCACTTTTTACAGTGATGTCTTGACTTGGAacactagttttttttttaagttttgtcAGAATTAGTTCCGGTTTTGCATggcttataattaaaatattaaattatttcgaattatttgttctattttatctttattttgagaagtttttgtttattttataagCTCtgaaaaagtttcaaaaataattatgggtaatttgatttaatttatttttttgtttaaaataagTATCTTCTTGTTAATGAAATAGATGATCAATTCTTAAAATGACTTGCCAAGgagaatgaaaagaaaattagaCAATTGGTTACTAAATGTAATCTTGTATATATGTATTTTATTAGGCATACAACAACTGATCAGATGGGAGTCCACGGActgttgtgatgataagttgaaatctcggtccaaaggattagacatggcttcacagccagccagacttcaacagatcatcgtgaaactctagaattcattcttaaaaattctgaagccatagaataatttattattattattattattattattattatggtgtTTCATTTTTATTTGTTACAAAAAATTGAGGTGATATTGAAATCAATTAGGAGTGAGTCAACTAGAGTTAATtagttgaaaatttatttaaaacaaaattatTATTCTAATCTTTTGAATTGTAAAACTAAAAATGATGtctgttattaaaaaaaaaaattattatccaAATCTTTGGAATTTCAAAACTAAAAATGAAAGGAATTGGCTTGAGTTCGATATGTCGGAGTCGGCTCTTTTCAATAAATAGCTTTCTCATGACACACTACTAATACAAAAGCAAAGCCAAAACGATAAACTTGATATGCTGTCTCATTTTAAAACGGATGAATCCATTAATGCATGA contains the following coding sequences:
- the LOC107631591 gene encoding 60S ribosomal protein L3 isoform X2 yields the protein MTHIVREVEKPGSKLHKKETCEAVTIIETPPLVVVGVVGYVKTPRGLRTLNTVWAQHLSEEVKRRFYKNWCKSKKKAFNKYSKKYETEEGKKDIESQLEKLKKYATVIRILAHTQIRKLKGLKQKKAHLMEIQVNGGTIAQKVDYAYGFFEKQIPVDAVFQKDEMIDIIGVTKGKGYEGVVTRWGVTRLPRKTHRGLRKVACIGAWHPARVSFTVARAGQNGYHHRTELNKKIYKLGKSGQESHTAITEFDRTEKEITPMGGFPHYGVVKDDYIMVRGCCVGPKKRVLTLRQSLLKQTSRVALEDIKLKFIDTSSKFGHGRFQTTQEKQKFFGRLKA
- the LOC107631591 gene encoding 60S ribosomal protein L3 isoform X1, which translates into the protein MSHRKFEHPRHGSLGFLPRKRASRHRGKVKAFPKDDPTKPCRLTAFLGYKAGMTHIVREVEKPGSKLHKKETCEAVTIIETPPLVVVGVVGYVKTPRGLRTLNTVWAQHLSEEVKRRFYKNWCKSKKKAFNKYSKKYETEEGKKDIESQLEKLKKYATVIRILAHTQIRKLKGLKQKKAHLMEIQVNGGTIAQKVDYAYGFFEKQIPVDAVFQKDEMIDIIGVTKGKGYEGVVTRWGVTRLPRKTHRGLRKVACIGAWHPARVSFTVARAGQNGYHHRTELNKKIYKLGKSGQESHTAITEFDRTEKEITPMGGFPHYGVVKDDYIMVRGCCVGPKKRVLTLRQSLLKQTSRVALEDIKLKFIDTSSKFGHGRFQTTQEKQKFFGRLKA